A stretch of Paenibacillus peoriae DNA encodes these proteins:
- a CDS encoding shikimate dehydrogenase — translation MKNAGRIDGRTQLIGLLATPIGHSLSPAMHNLAFEKLGLNNAYMAFEVGNEQLEEVVRGMRALNIRGYNVSMPNKTAILQYLDELDDSAKFTGAVNTVVNTDGKLKGYSTDGSGYVRNLQENGIDLKGKKMTLVGSGGAATPIAIEAARAGLAEISIFARNDQFFARAEENVRMINEEMKHAQVKANIYALENQEKLREEILTSHIFANGTGVGMKPLEGKSVIEDVSMLRSDLIVTDVVYSPAKSKLMEQAESVGATAINGLGMMLWQGALAFELWTGQEMPVAYIKEQLFADQL, via the coding sequence ATGAAAAATGCTGGACGTATTGACGGAAGAACACAATTAATCGGACTGCTAGCTACACCGATCGGACACTCTTTGTCCCCGGCTATGCATAATCTTGCGTTTGAAAAGCTGGGCCTAAATAACGCGTATATGGCCTTTGAAGTAGGCAATGAACAGCTTGAAGAGGTCGTACGAGGGATGCGCGCTCTGAACATACGCGGTTATAACGTGTCCATGCCTAACAAAACAGCTATACTCCAGTATCTTGACGAGCTAGACGACAGCGCTAAATTTACAGGTGCCGTCAACACTGTCGTGAATACGGATGGTAAGCTGAAAGGCTACAGTACAGATGGATCAGGTTATGTTCGTAACTTGCAGGAGAACGGTATTGATCTGAAAGGTAAGAAAATGACACTCGTCGGCTCAGGCGGTGCTGCAACGCCGATTGCTATTGAAGCCGCTCGAGCTGGTCTCGCAGAAATTTCAATTTTCGCTCGTAATGACCAGTTCTTTGCCCGGGCGGAAGAAAATGTCCGTATGATTAATGAAGAGATGAAACATGCCCAAGTCAAGGCGAATATCTATGCATTAGAGAATCAGGAGAAGCTGCGTGAAGAGATTCTTACAAGTCATATTTTCGCTAATGGTACAGGTGTGGGTATGAAACCGCTGGAAGGCAAAAGTGTAATTGAGGATGTGTCCATGCTTCGTTCCGATCTGATTGTAACCGATGTAGTATACAGCCCAGCTAAATCCAAGCTGATGGAACAAGCTGAATCCGTAGGTGCAACCGCCATTAACGGTCTGGGCATGATGCTGTGGCAGGGCGCATTAGCCTTCGAACTGTGGACAGGCCAAGAGATGCCAGTCGCTTATATTAAAGAACAGCTTTTTGCTGATCAACTGTAA
- a CDS encoding MFS transporter, producing MSTQENMTANRFPPSLLWLTLGAFAIGMTEFVIMGLLPNVAHDLHVTIPQAGQLITSYALGVAIGAPVLTVLTHKVPQKKLLCLLMIIFILGNLFSVIAPNYEFLIAARMATALSHGTFLGAGSLIAARLVRPDKRAGAISMVLTGLTVANIIGVPFGTFIGQQLGWRASFGAIVVIGLISLFGIIRYIPVIHQDKPSSLKQEVRSLFNPKVLLMLLTGAVGCGSLFTVFTYITPLLTDISGFAEHSITWILVLFGLGVTIGNIVGGKLADWKLLPSLIANYAVLAIILAILTFTLQNKVLAVITVFIWGIAAFGIMPGIQVRIMNLAYEAPLLASTSSHSALNLGNAGGAFIGGVVINQMGLAAIPWVASLITVGGLLLMVVSYIVDRKTAHTEAIAEIQS from the coding sequence ATGAGTACTCAAGAAAATATGACAGCAAACCGCTTCCCTCCCTCCTTGCTATGGTTGACCCTTGGTGCCTTCGCCATTGGCATGACCGAATTCGTCATTATGGGACTACTGCCCAATGTAGCCCATGATCTTCATGTTACAATTCCGCAAGCCGGGCAGTTAATTACCAGTTACGCACTTGGTGTGGCTATTGGTGCACCTGTGCTTACCGTATTAACCCATAAGGTACCACAGAAAAAGCTGCTATGTCTGCTAATGATCATATTCATTTTAGGCAATCTTTTTTCCGTCATTGCTCCCAATTACGAGTTTCTGATTGCGGCCCGTATGGCTACTGCATTATCGCACGGAACCTTTTTGGGAGCTGGTTCCCTGATCGCTGCCCGACTGGTTCGTCCTGACAAACGCGCGGGTGCTATTTCCATGGTGCTGACCGGTTTGACCGTGGCGAACATTATAGGCGTACCCTTTGGTACCTTTATCGGACAACAACTCGGCTGGCGTGCTTCCTTTGGAGCCATTGTGGTCATCGGCTTGATTTCTCTGTTTGGTATCATTCGTTATATTCCGGTGATTCATCAGGACAAGCCTTCCAGTCTCAAACAAGAAGTCCGAAGCCTGTTTAATCCAAAAGTGCTGCTGATGTTGCTCACAGGTGCAGTCGGTTGTGGCAGTCTGTTCACTGTCTTTACGTACATTACGCCTTTGCTTACGGATATTAGTGGCTTTGCCGAGCATAGCATTACCTGGATTCTCGTCCTGTTTGGCCTAGGGGTAACGATCGGCAACATCGTTGGCGGCAAGCTTGCGGATTGGAAACTGCTTCCATCCCTGATCGCAAACTATGCTGTACTGGCTATTATTTTGGCCATTCTGACGTTTACGCTTCAAAACAAGGTACTGGCGGTTATTACAGTCTTTATCTGGGGCATTGCTGCGTTCGGCATCATGCCGGGTATTCAGGTTCGCATCATGAATCTGGCCTATGAGGCTCCTTTGCTTGCCTCTACCTCCAGCCATTCCGCATTGAATCTGGGCAACGCAGGCGGCGCTTTTATCGGGGGAGTTGTTATTAATCAAATGGGGCTAGCCGCTATTCCATGGGTTGCATCGCTAATTACTGTCGGCGGTCTGCTACTCATGGTAGTTAGCTACATTGTGGATCGCAAGACAGCTCATACTGAAGCGATAGCAGAGATACAATCATAG
- a CDS encoding MFS transporter, translating to MKNPYIRMATGLYINYFLLGMINVILSSNMSFLTVQLNTDKAAIGYLVSAIGIGKLLALGVAGKMSDKYGRKPLIVIASFAYLIFLIGIPLAPNYTLAFVFAIIAGLCNSMMDAGTYPALIEGFGKKAGSATVLVKASISIGAIVIPFMIAFFINHDMFYGYSFFIPAGIYLLNGIFLSMTAFPNHKAEEQKAPAETGQSTDSFHSEPKFWQEGLSLIIIGFTSTVLFMIVQLWLPTFGQEALGMDKASAIKLLSYYSIGSLVSVILLAMVLGRFIKPITVMIVYPLIALLSLLALIVWHNPVATLISSFLIGLSTAGIFQIALTVMTEFFRKNKGTTTSLVNIAASLSFILMPLATGSMSKSLGITSVFILDIAIAVVSILLAVFVAYRYKKVFH from the coding sequence ATGAAAAATCCTTATATCAGAATGGCAACAGGGCTTTATATCAACTATTTTCTTCTGGGTATGATTAATGTTATTCTCTCGTCGAATATGAGCTTTCTGACCGTGCAATTGAACACGGATAAAGCAGCCATCGGCTATCTGGTGTCAGCGATTGGAATCGGTAAACTGCTCGCTCTCGGAGTAGCCGGAAAAATGTCAGATAAATACGGAAGGAAACCACTCATTGTTATTGCATCATTTGCTTATTTAATCTTCCTAATCGGTATTCCGCTTGCACCTAACTACACGTTGGCATTCGTGTTTGCCATTATCGCAGGGCTCTGCAACTCGATGATGGATGCGGGGACTTATCCCGCACTCATTGAAGGGTTCGGAAAAAAAGCCGGGTCTGCAACCGTCCTAGTCAAAGCATCCATCTCGATCGGTGCCATTGTTATTCCTTTCATGATTGCATTTTTTATTAATCACGATATGTTCTATGGATATTCCTTCTTTATTCCAGCAGGAATTTATCTGCTGAACGGGATTTTCTTGTCAATGACCGCTTTCCCCAACCACAAAGCCGAGGAACAAAAGGCTCCAGCCGAGACTGGTCAATCAACGGATTCGTTCCACAGCGAGCCTAAGTTTTGGCAAGAAGGTTTGTCTCTGATTATTATCGGTTTTACTTCAACTGTATTGTTCATGATCGTGCAGCTATGGCTTCCTACCTTTGGACAAGAGGCTCTTGGCATGGACAAAGCCAGCGCTATTAAGCTGCTGAGCTACTATAGTATAGGTTCATTAGTTTCCGTTATTTTGTTGGCTATGGTACTTGGTAGATTCATTAAGCCCATTACCGTCATGATTGTGTATCCGCTTATTGCCCTACTTTCTTTGCTGGCTTTAATTGTATGGCACAATCCTGTCGCTACCTTGATCAGTTCATTCTTAATCGGCTTGTCTACCGCAGGCATATTCCAAATTGCCCTTACGGTAATGACGGAATTTTTCCGCAAGAACAAAGGAACTACGACTTCTCTCGTAAACATAGCAGCCAGCCTATCGTTCATCCTGATGCCTTTGGCTACCGGGAGCATGTCCAAAAGTCTGGGAATTACCTCCGTATTCATTCTGGATATTGCGATTGCTGTAGTCAGTATTTTGCTGGCCGTGTTTGTTGCTTATCGATATAAAAAAGTGTTTCATTAA
- a CDS encoding pectate lyase: MKTNTANVLKKGISIALSGMLVALFVGNYSAHAAPEVVHKTILVKAGEVYDGKGKTVVADPDTLGDGSQKEAQKPIFKLENNATLKNVIIAAPAADGVHVYGNGTISNVTWEDVGEDALTLKEPGTVNITGGGAFHAYDKVFQINAEGTINIKNFRADDIGKLVRQLGGSTFRVNMTLDNSDISNVKDSILRSDGPNSKAKITNTRYHNVKQLFKGFKSSNTSESGNTQY; encoded by the coding sequence ATGAAAACAAACACAGCTAACGTATTGAAAAAGGGAATCAGTATCGCTTTATCAGGAATGTTGGTCGCCTTATTTGTCGGCAATTATTCTGCACATGCAGCTCCAGAAGTCGTCCATAAGACTATACTTGTTAAAGCAGGAGAAGTTTACGATGGTAAAGGCAAGACTGTAGTGGCTGATCCCGATACCTTGGGAGACGGAAGCCAGAAAGAGGCTCAGAAGCCTATCTTTAAGCTTGAAAATAATGCAACACTGAAAAATGTGATCATCGCTGCCCCTGCTGCGGATGGTGTGCATGTATATGGCAACGGCACAATCTCCAACGTAACGTGGGAGGATGTCGGTGAAGATGCGTTGACGCTTAAAGAACCAGGTACGGTAAACATTACGGGCGGTGGAGCGTTCCACGCATATGATAAAGTGTTCCAAATTAATGCCGAAGGCACGATTAACATTAAAAACTTTAGAGCCGATGATATCGGTAAGCTGGTTCGCCAACTTGGGGGCTCTACATTTAGAGTGAATATGACTTTGGATAACTCGGATATTTCCAACGTGAAGGATTCGATCCTGAGATCGGACGGTCCTAACAGCAAAGCTAAAATTACGAATACTCGTTATCATAATGTAAAACAATTGTTCAAAGGTTTTAAATCCAGTAATACGAGCGAGTCCGGCAATACTCAATATTAA
- a CDS encoding RtcB family protein, giving the protein MAYQEINGVRVWGSPDPGALSQARTCAENGNVIQALLMADHHKGYSQPIGGVMVYDGQISPSGVGYDIGCGNKAVRSKLFAADIMPRISAVMDEIARHISFGVGRVNAIQVDHELFDDPDWAVYAAIGKQEHDKLKSLAREQLGTVGSGNHFVDVFVEEATGQVWIANHFGSRGFGHKTASGFLNLAAGREFLGKAPGEHMDQPPVLLDMNSELGDMYYRAMRLAGRYAYAGRDYVIEQVLGIMGTEADFTVHNHHNYAWKEQHDGRDTIVVRKGATPSAPGQMGFIGGSMGDISVIVRGKDSVENRDSYYSTVHGAGRIMSRTQAAGKMNWKTRTRNGGQITDVQMKEAVRNYGVELRGAGTDESPFVYRKLREVLDAHSETVEVMHVLKPIGVCMAGANEFDPYKD; this is encoded by the coding sequence ATGGCTTATCAAGAAATCAATGGAGTACGCGTATGGGGATCACCTGACCCGGGAGCACTATCTCAAGCCCGCACATGTGCCGAAAATGGTAATGTGATTCAGGCGCTACTGATGGCAGATCATCATAAAGGCTACAGTCAGCCGATTGGCGGTGTGATGGTGTATGACGGACAAATTTCACCTTCAGGTGTAGGGTATGATATCGGCTGCGGGAATAAGGCGGTAAGATCCAAGCTGTTTGCCGCAGATATTATGCCACGTATTTCAGCCGTGATGGATGAGATTGCACGTCATATTTCGTTTGGTGTAGGCCGTGTGAATGCAATTCAGGTAGACCATGAGCTGTTCGATGACCCGGATTGGGCAGTATATGCGGCGATTGGGAAACAAGAACATGACAAACTGAAGTCCTTGGCGAGGGAACAGCTGGGTACAGTAGGGAGTGGTAATCACTTTGTTGATGTATTTGTGGAGGAAGCGACAGGACAGGTCTGGATTGCCAATCATTTCGGCAGCCGAGGCTTTGGGCACAAAACAGCAAGCGGGTTTCTAAATTTGGCTGCAGGACGGGAGTTTCTCGGAAAGGCGCCGGGAGAACATATGGATCAGCCGCCTGTACTGCTGGATATGAACAGTGAGCTGGGAGACATGTACTACCGTGCGATGCGCCTTGCCGGACGCTATGCGTATGCGGGACGTGACTATGTGATAGAACAAGTGCTTGGTATTATGGGGACCGAAGCGGATTTTACGGTGCATAACCACCATAATTACGCGTGGAAGGAACAGCATGATGGACGCGACACCATTGTAGTCCGCAAAGGCGCAACCCCCTCGGCCCCTGGCCAAATGGGCTTTATTGGAGGAAGCATGGGCGATATCTCGGTGATTGTGCGTGGGAAAGATTCGGTAGAAAATCGGGATTCCTACTATAGTACAGTCCATGGCGCAGGTCGTATTATGAGTCGTACCCAGGCAGCCGGTAAAATGAATTGGAAAACCCGCACACGGAATGGTGGACAAATCACGGATGTACAGATGAAGGAGGCTGTTCGGAACTACGGTGTCGAGCTGCGCGGAGCAGGTACAGACGAAAGTCCGTTCGTCTACCGCAAACTGCGCGAGGTACTGGACGCTCATTCCGAGACCGTGGAAGTTATGCATGTGCTGAAGCCAATCGGGGTATGCATGGCTGGGGCCAATGAGTTTGACCCGTATAAGGATTAA
- the aroD gene encoding type I 3-dehydroquinate dehydratase, whose protein sequence is MAKIVKVKDVLIGEGAPKICVPMVGETLEQLKEEATYLRTLDLDIVEWRVDFFEHVEDLEKVKAALHEIRSILANVPLVFTFRSAREGGEKEISAASYVELNRTVAETGQVELIDVELFNEEADVKTLVEAAHKHNVYVIISNHDFHKTPSKEEIVSRLRKAQELGGDLPKIAVMPTNTADVLTLLDATRTMAEEHADRPIITMSMAGKGVVSRLTGELFGSALTFGAAKKASAPGQIPVTELREILTVLHSHS, encoded by the coding sequence ATGGCTAAAATCGTAAAGGTGAAGGATGTTCTGATCGGTGAAGGAGCGCCAAAAATTTGTGTGCCCATGGTGGGAGAAACGTTGGAGCAGTTGAAGGAAGAAGCTACTTATTTGCGTACGCTCGACCTGGATATCGTAGAGTGGAGAGTCGATTTTTTCGAGCATGTGGAGGATTTGGAAAAGGTAAAAGCTGCCTTACATGAAATTCGGTCTATTTTAGCAAATGTTCCGCTCGTATTTACGTTCCGTAGCGCTCGGGAAGGCGGAGAAAAGGAAATCAGTGCGGCGAGTTATGTGGAATTGAACCGTACGGTAGCCGAAACGGGGCAAGTCGAACTTATTGATGTAGAGCTTTTTAATGAGGAAGCCGATGTGAAGACGCTGGTAGAAGCAGCACATAAGCATAACGTGTATGTGATTATATCTAATCATGATTTTCATAAGACGCCGTCGAAGGAGGAGATTGTGTCCCGGTTACGTAAGGCGCAGGAATTGGGAGGCGATCTGCCTAAGATAGCAGTGATGCCGACCAATACAGCCGATGTGCTCACTTTGCTGGATGCCACGCGTACTATGGCAGAAGAGCATGCAGATCGGCCGATTATTACGATGTCGATGGCGGGGAAAGGTGTCGTGAGCCGCCTGACCGGAGAACTGTTTGGTTCGGCTTTGACCTTTGGTGCCGCTAAGAAAGCTTCCGCACCGGGGCAGATTCCTGTCACTGAACTGAGAGAGATATTGACGGTGCTGCATAGCCATTCTTAA
- a CDS encoding LysR family transcriptional regulator, translating to MNLKHLQYFRVLAEMEHFTQAAMRLCITQPSLSHAISELEKDLGVHLFEKQGRNIRLNKYGRFFLKYVEHAMDELEKGEHNLRELVSPSHGNIDLAFIYTLGSHFIPAIIQAFSALDARKDISFSFHQGNTNDIIQGLKQEHYDVAFCSHVENEPDVEFIPLAQQELVVIVSPDHPLASLDQIDLKDTADYPVIFFNKKSGVRPIIENLFAKAGVTPQIICEIEEDTAMAGLVSINYGIGVMPRISSLDYFNVKTLPIINPEYERFIYLASIKNRYLSPAVVDFRNFALSYGKEFYLKTHQRV from the coding sequence ATGAACCTGAAGCACTTACAATATTTTCGTGTACTTGCGGAGATGGAGCATTTTACTCAGGCAGCTATGCGGCTATGTATCACTCAACCCAGTTTAAGTCATGCGATTTCAGAATTAGAAAAGGATTTGGGCGTTCATCTGTTTGAGAAGCAGGGGAGAAATATTCGGTTAAACAAATACGGACGATTTTTTCTGAAGTATGTGGAGCACGCGATGGATGAATTGGAAAAGGGGGAGCATAACTTACGGGAATTAGTGAGTCCAAGTCATGGTAATATAGATTTGGCGTTCATTTACACACTAGGTTCACACTTCATTCCAGCAATAATCCAAGCCTTTTCAGCTCTGGATGCCCGTAAAGACATTTCCTTTTCGTTTCACCAAGGGAATACGAACGATATTATTCAAGGCCTGAAGCAGGAACACTATGACGTGGCGTTCTGCTCTCACGTGGAAAATGAACCGGATGTGGAGTTTATTCCGTTGGCTCAGCAGGAACTGGTGGTCATTGTTTCGCCTGATCATCCACTGGCTTCTCTGGACCAAATTGATCTCAAGGATACAGCAGATTACCCGGTGATCTTCTTCAACAAAAAGAGTGGGGTTCGGCCCATTATTGAGAATTTGTTTGCCAAGGCGGGCGTTACGCCACAGATTATTTGCGAGATTGAAGAAGATACGGCAATGGCAGGACTGGTGTCTATCAATTACGGGATCGGAGTTATGCCCCGCATTTCATCGTTAGATTATTTTAACGTCAAAACATTGCCTATTATTAATCCAGAATACGAGCGTTTTATCTACCTAGCCAGCATTAAAAATAGATATTTATCCCCGGCAGTAGTGGACTTTCGGAACTTTGCATTAAGCTATGGCAAGGAGTTTTATCTGAAAACGCATCAGCGCGTCTAG
- a CDS encoding aminoglycoside phosphotransferase family protein, with protein MIVLLHFIQKSWVAMNPLYQYVNVDGTLNDTLVQNREILYTGTNGRHVERFYVSSSESYIFKPLTNDDQKGRERWVYEHVLPALSPIYPRLLAWSDAGVDGGEEWMVFEDLGPLHHLHADETLLRAVRLVAWWHALPTDRFAGIPLRGPKPLIQEMVSELYTRKPDVLQLCSSLGLSKQQMQRMYVQLEHVSFSQQLVLSHGDLHPGNYALSGERLMVLDWEHTHLNTPLWDVYHLIDMSHPLFPRRMTSELRIRILDTYVEQLELLGIRVDRTAFMLEYGMFAVVFSLWMLLLITSDLQRIGTHLHRNGDKWSKEQLESQLDETLACLNQCAAMMDWGQAQRCR; from the coding sequence ATGATCGTGCTATTACATTTTATACAAAAAAGTTGGGTAGCTATGAATCCTCTTTATCAATATGTGAATGTTGACGGCACTTTGAATGATACGCTGGTGCAGAATCGTGAAATTTTATATACAGGTACGAATGGTCGACATGTGGAACGTTTTTACGTGTCTTCCTCTGAAAGTTATATATTCAAACCGCTAACCAATGATGATCAGAAGGGGCGGGAGAGATGGGTGTATGAGCATGTGCTTCCTGCGTTATCACCGATCTATCCCCGATTGCTAGCCTGGTCTGATGCAGGTGTGGATGGCGGAGAAGAATGGATGGTTTTTGAGGATCTTGGTCCGTTACATCATCTACACGCAGACGAAACTTTATTGCGAGCTGTTAGACTTGTTGCATGGTGGCATGCTTTGCCGACGGATCGTTTTGCTGGGATACCGCTGCGGGGACCAAAGCCACTCATTCAGGAGATGGTTTCCGAGCTATACACGCGCAAGCCGGATGTGTTACAGCTTTGCAGCTCACTAGGATTATCTAAGCAACAGATGCAGCGTATGTATGTACAGCTGGAGCATGTATCTTTTTCACAGCAGCTTGTACTGTCTCATGGTGATCTTCATCCGGGGAACTATGCGCTGAGCGGGGAACGGCTTATGGTGCTGGATTGGGAGCATACTCATCTGAACACACCGCTGTGGGATGTATATCACCTGATCGACATGTCCCATCCGTTGTTTCCCCGACGCATGACGTCCGAATTGCGTATTCGTATACTGGACACCTACGTGGAGCAGCTGGAGCTGTTGGGGATAAGAGTGGATCGAACGGCTTTTATGCTGGAATATGGCATGTTTGCTGTGGTATTTTCGCTCTGGATGCTGTTGTTAATCACAAGTGATTTGCAAAGGATTGGAACGCACCTGCATAGAAACGGCGACAAATGGTCAAAAGAGCAATTAGAGTCCCAGTTGGACGAAACGTTAGCCTGTTTGAACCAGTGTGCTGCGATGATGGATTGGGGACAAGCCCAGCGATGTAGATAG
- a CDS encoding shikimate kinase, translating into MQNNSEIPLKEQNIVLIGFMGVGKTTIGSHLARKLYRDFVDIDQEIEQEYNMPTTEIFKTYGEKRFREIEKEHILKLCSNTRLKIISVGGGAFLQEEVKQACLASSIVFFLDLNWDSWKDRLKMLIDTRPNLQNKTLGEIEDLFRSRQDIYAVNHSKIDTDQLDAEEVADYIIQTLNLGWELYEPTRGLN; encoded by the coding sequence GTGCAAAACAATAGTGAGATTCCATTAAAAGAACAAAATATTGTGCTCATCGGCTTTATGGGTGTAGGTAAAACAACGATCGGTTCCCATCTAGCGCGCAAGCTGTATCGCGATTTCGTGGACATTGACCAGGAGATTGAACAAGAGTACAACATGCCAACAACAGAGATTTTCAAGACTTATGGAGAGAAGCGTTTCCGTGAGATTGAAAAAGAGCATATTTTGAAGCTGTGCAGCAACACACGCCTTAAAATCATTTCCGTTGGCGGTGGTGCATTTTTACAGGAAGAGGTGAAGCAAGCTTGTTTGGCTTCATCGATTGTTTTCTTCTTGGATTTAAATTGGGATTCCTGGAAAGATCGGCTCAAGATGCTGATTGACACCCGTCCTAATCTACAAAACAAGACTTTAGGGGAAATTGAGGATTTATTCCGTTCCAGACAGGACATCTACGCGGTGAATCACTCCAAGATCGATACAGATCAGTTGGATGCGGAAGAAGTCGCAGACTATATTATTCAAACGCTGAATCTAGGTTGGGAGTTATATGAACCTACTCGGGGATTGAATTAA
- a CDS encoding glycosyltransferase — MKKVGLVMRKIQFAEAQGPRIFAERLKQIGLELGVNIVFVSPERHVSSHDWLPGYEHEKGDLVNYDVVLDQLHEQQIEHVIYTVSGFTYLNMFFKNSVLFPHSFPDPALTGYEMMKPFYQIVDKAIVQTAFLKQEMASKFGVTDVTVIPIGFNERLVEKHFDPSQVVENRVMWIGRDEENRRPDLVLEYARHNPDKDVYMVFGGERYKESMKKYDIPDNVKLQFALTQDEVFALMNTAKVYWSCSKFDTFAMPLTEALAMGKIVVKPEHPCYGHISSTHSFSGNEKNWFELVNMAAASPRRVSTENQAYAMEQFSSQVMKQGYRDFFDHWLS, encoded by the coding sequence ATGAAAAAAGTTGGTTTGGTCATGAGAAAAATACAATTTGCTGAAGCACAGGGTCCGCGTATTTTCGCAGAACGTCTGAAGCAAATCGGGTTGGAATTGGGGGTGAACATCGTATTTGTATCACCGGAGCGCCATGTGAGCAGTCATGACTGGCTTCCGGGTTATGAACACGAAAAAGGCGACCTGGTCAATTATGACGTCGTACTGGACCAACTCCATGAGCAGCAGATTGAGCACGTTATTTATACGGTATCTGGCTTTACCTATTTGAACATGTTTTTTAAAAACAGCGTGCTTTTTCCGCATAGTTTTCCTGATCCGGCACTGACAGGCTATGAAATGATGAAGCCTTTTTATCAGATCGTGGACAAGGCTATCGTACAGACTGCCTTTCTCAAGCAGGAGATGGCTTCGAAGTTTGGCGTAACCGATGTGACAGTCATCCCAATCGGATTTAATGAGCGGCTGGTGGAAAAGCATTTTGATCCCTCGCAAGTGGTAGAGAACCGGGTGATGTGGATTGGTAGAGATGAGGAGAACCGACGTCCGGATTTGGTACTGGAGTATGCGAGGCATAATCCTGACAAGGATGTCTATATGGTATTTGGCGGTGAACGCTACAAGGAAAGTATGAAGAAATATGATATCCCGGACAATGTTAAACTTCAATTTGCGTTGACGCAAGATGAGGTGTTTGCGCTGATGAACACGGCGAAGGTGTACTGGAGCTGCTCCAAATTTGATACGTTCGCCATGCCGCTGACCGAAGCGCTCGCTATGGGTAAAATCGTGGTTAAGCCAGAGCATCCTTGCTATGGACATATCAGCTCTACGCATTCTTTTTCAGGGAATGAGAAAAACTGGTTTGAGCTGGTCAATATGGCTGCCGCCTCACCCCGTCGGGTTTCTACAGAAAATCAGGCATACGCCATGGAACAGTTTTCAAGTCAGGTGATGAAGCAGGGATACCGAGACTTTTTTGATCATTGGTTAAGCTGA
- a CDS encoding MFS transporter gives MMKRSSFPVATGLYVNYLLFGMFNIMLASHMSFLTEHLHTDQAGISLLVSAMGFGRLFTLYISGVLSDRYGRKPFIVAAGLLMAVFLVGIPLSPSFEMAIVLAVLAGVANSFLDSGTYPALIEAFPQSSGSATVLVRGFISIGAAFLPLMIIFFMNHDIFYGFSFFLPALIFALNAMYLFKMKFPDMRVQSPKESVGDTSVSSVEQAGKLEANDRSKPRFWQEGLCLILLGFTGPTLLYIVQLWLPTFGQQFIGMTESESLRLLVYYNMGSLVSVFVLVIVLRKWVKPVHIILIYPCISLLAFGALLLFKSGAAAIICASVIGFSISGVLQLTLTVMSEFFSQRKGQITGFVYTATSLSYTIIPVFTGFLLKHSQISSVFMLAIIVNVLGIVLAVFVNVRYSLVFPAIRKLSPKIVLEPK, from the coding sequence ATGATGAAACGTTCTTCTTTTCCAGTGGCGACAGGACTTTATGTAAACTATCTTTTGTTCGGCATGTTTAATATTATGCTGGCGTCACACATGTCCTTTTTAACAGAGCATTTGCATACAGATCAGGCGGGCATCAGTCTCTTGGTTTCTGCGATGGGATTTGGCAGGCTGTTTACGCTGTACATATCCGGGGTGCTCTCCGACCGTTATGGTCGCAAGCCGTTTATTGTGGCAGCAGGGCTACTGATGGCTGTATTCCTGGTCGGTATACCGCTAAGCCCCAGCTTTGAGATGGCGATTGTGCTGGCTGTGCTGGCAGGCGTAGCGAATTCCTTTCTTGATTCAGGCACTTATCCAGCGCTGATCGAAGCTTTTCCCCAATCCTCTGGTTCGGCTACAGTGTTGGTGAGAGGTTTCATATCCATCGGGGCGGCATTTTTACCGTTAATGATTATCTTTTTTATGAATCACGACATTTTCTACGGGTTCTCTTTCTTTTTACCTGCCCTCATATTTGCTTTGAATGCAATGTACTTATTCAAGATGAAGTTCCCAGACATGCGGGTTCAGTCACCCAAGGAGTCCGTTGGTGATACTTCTGTATCAAGCGTTGAGCAAGCGGGAAAATTGGAGGCAAATGACCGGAGTAAGCCACGGTTTTGGCAGGAAGGGCTATGCCTTATCTTGCTCGGATTTACGGGACCAACCTTGCTTTATATTGTGCAGTTATGGCTTCCTACTTTTGGACAACAGTTTATCGGTATGACCGAATCAGAGTCTCTCAGATTATTAGTTTATTATAATATGGGTTCGCTGGTTTCCGTGTTTGTATTGGTCATTGTGTTAAGAAAATGGGTTAAACCTGTTCATATTATCCTTATTTATCCATGTATTTCCTTATTGGCTTTTGGAGCGCTTCTCCTTTTCAAGTCAGGGGCTGCAGCCATTATTTGTGCGAGTGTTATCGGGTTTTCAATATCAGGTGTACTTCAGCTGACATTAACCGTAATGAGTGAATTTTTTAGTCAACGAAAAGGCCAGATTACCGGGTTTGTTTATACAGCAACCTCGCTGTCATACACGATTATTCCCGTGTTTACAGGCTTTCTGTTGAAGCATTCTCAGATATCGAGTGTTTTTATGCTAGCTATTATTGTGAATGTGCTAGGGATTGTACTGGCGGTGTTTGTTAATGTTCGGTACAGTTTGGTTTTTCCAGCAATTCGCAAATTGTCGCCTAAAATCGTGCTTGAACCTAAATAA